In Pyricularia oryzae 70-15 chromosome 2, whole genome shotgun sequence, one genomic interval encodes:
- a CDS encoding mitochondrial ribosomal small subunit component: MMSAAYPLRSCVRAGSKTFSSLQVRSSTATGKHVSADSLRCTTTTTTNLAAGRRWASGKSGKQADERTIAGMELYDGKRLQHMIDDLFEKAGTKSQKAVISDKANALADSQLATLSSASNTAERIPKKYRTGQYEFWNEGEDDPDYISEEVLDEEFNEDDILSGAHGKLEEHREMREYARLAIYDMPLLSKFAKPFEPPTRATPLRWRYTSYLGEFHPAEKKVVVEFCPEDFGLTEVQVSKLKKLAGPRYNPEKGTIKMSCENFEHAAQNKRYLGDLAMKLIAEAKDPKDTFEDIPLDTRHHPIKSKPKFPMEWRMTEDRKAQLVQLRHEAYLLDQAKKSKGALIDGSEVIKKSLEAPTEDAVTSAEEKLLQFVRAETSKSGGNRPAAR; this comes from the exons ATGATGTCGGCCGCTTATCCTCTACGGTCGTGCGTCCGCGCCGGCAGCAAAACTTTTTCATCCCTCCAGGTACGATCCTCAACGGCAACAGGAAAACATGTCTCGGCCGATAGCCTGAGGTGCACGACGACTACGACGACGAATCTCGCAGCGGGACGACGATGGGCTTCGGGCAAGTCGGGGAAGCAGGCGGACGAGAGGACCATAGCAGGCATGGAGCTGTACGACGGGAAGCGCCTCCAACACATGATCGACGACCTGTTCGAAAAGGCGGGGACTAAATCCCAAAAGGCGGTTATCAGCGACAAGGCCAACGCCCTGGCCGATTCCCAGCTGGCCACACTCAGCAGCGCATCCAACACGGCGGAAAGAATCCCGAAAAAATACAGGACTGGTCAATATGAGTTCTGGAACGAGGGCGAAGACGATCCCGATTACATCAGCGAGGAAGTCCTGGATGAGGAGTTCAACGAGGACGATATTCTTTCCGGTGCCCACGGAAAGCTAGAGGAGCACAGGGAAATGCGCGAGTATGCGCGCCTGGCCATCTACGACATGCCATTGCTCTCGA AGTTTGCAAAACCGTTTGAGCCGCCCACCAGGGCTACTCCGCTACGATGGCGATATACTAGCTACTTGGGAGAGTTCCACCCGGCAGAAAAGAAGGTTGTCGTTGAGTTTTGCCCCGAAGATTTCGGCCTCACCGAGGTCCAAGTCTCCAAGCTGAAGAAGCTTGCGGGTCCGAGGTACAACCCCGAGAAGGGCACTATCAAGATGAGCTGCGAGAACTTTGAGCACGCAGCCCAGAACAAGCGTTACCTGGGTGATCTGGCCATGAAACTTATTGCCGAAGCCAAG GACCCCAAAGACACATTTGAGGATATTCCCCTGGATACCCGACACCACCCTATCAAGTCCAAGCCCAAGTTTCCAATGGAGTGGCGCATGACTGAAGACAGGAAGGCCCAGCTCGTTCAGCTTCGCCACGAGGCCTACCTGTTGGACCAAGCAAAGAAGTCTAAGGGCGCACTGATTGACGGCAGCGAGGTCATCAAGAAATCACTCGAGGCACCGACAGAGGATGCTGTTACCAGTGCCGAAGAGAAGCTGCTGCAGTTTGTGCGGGCGGAGACAAGCAAGTCCGGTGGTAACAGGCCGGCGGCACGTTGA
- a CDS encoding WD repeat-containing protein 2, translating to MSITIEKILAATPATVRGQPTQLSCDSKGERIAYASGKSIFVRSIDNPEICKQYVGHTAATTVARFSPSGFYIASGDVSGQVRVWDAVEAVNTKGEYHIISGRINDVAWDGDSQRIIAVGDGRERFGHCITADSGNSVGEISGHSKVINAVAMRQQRPLRAATVSDDGSMVFLHGAPFKFAAKSSDQHTGFVLGTAFSPDGTYLVTVGQDKRIHLYDGKTGEHQREIGSGEHKGSVFAVAWAPDSKRFVTASADQTVRIWDVESGKTTRTWRLGAEDGVASVPDQQVGVAWPAGRKDGLIISLSLSGDLNYLSEGSDAPVKIVQGHNKSITAMNTGSQGSLFTGSFDGRVCRWEAASGQCGLVDGSAHTNQVTSFASLSGRTYSVGWDDQLKSVDEAANTFAGSSVALGAQPKGAAAAGRRVVVALATGLAVYDENNKQVGKLDTSFTPTSVAANGSAVAVGADNNSVVIYKLDDGGALTETNKLTKSTAPITALAFSPDGKALAAGNSSGKIVAYTVGGNWDVLTDRWSAHTARVTSIGWNPTGTHAVSGALDTHVYLWSVAKPGSRVKALNAHKDGVNGCCFLGDDRVASAGSDGAVKTWTVSGLQ from the exons ATGTCCATCACGATCGAGAAGATTCTTGCTGCGACGCCGGCAACGGTGCGCGGTCAGCCAACGCAACTATCCTGCGACTCAAAGGGTGAAAGGATAGCATATGCG TCTGGCAAATCTATCTTCGTCCGATCTATCGACAACCCCGAGATCTGCAAGCAGTATGTTGGCCACACTGCAGCCACCACCGTCGCCCGTTTTTCCCCTAGCGGCTTTTACATTGCTTCGGGTGACGTCTCTGGACAGGTGCGCGTCTGGGACGCTGTTGAGGCAGTCAACACCAAGG GCGAATACCACATAATCTCTGGGCGGATCAACGACGTGGCGTGGGATGGCGACTCGCAGCGCATCATCGCCGTGGGCGACGGACGCGAGCGCTTCGGCCACTGCATCACGGCTGACTCTGGCAACAGCGTGGGCGAGATCTCGGGCCACTCCAAGGTCATCAACGCGGTGGCCATGCGCCAGCAGCGCCCTCTGCGCGCCGCCACTGTGTCGGACGACGGTAGCATGGTGTTCCTGCACGGTGCCCCGTTCAAGTTCGCCGCCAAGTCGTCGGACCAGCACACGGGCTTCGTGCTCGGCACCGCCTTCTCGCCGGACGGGACCTACCTTGTCACAGTGGGCCAGGACAAGCGGATCCACCTGTATGACGGCAAGACGGGAGAGCACCAGCGCGAGATTGGGAGCGGTGAGCACAAGGGCAGTGTCTTTGCGGTTGCATGGGCCCCCGACTCCAAGAGGTTCGTTACCGCTTCCGCGGACCAGACCGTGAGGATTTGGGACGTCGAGTCTGGTAAGACAACACGCACGTGGCGTCTCGGGGCCGAGGACGGTGTTGCCAGCGTCCCTGATCAGCAGGTCGGTGTGGCATGGCCAGCCGGTCGCAAGGACGGGCTGATCATCTCACTGAGCCTGTCCGGTGACCTGAACTATCTTTCTGAGGGTAGTGATGCCCCTGTTAAGATAGTCCAGGGTCACAACAAGAGCATCACCGCCATGAACACGGGATCTCAAGGTTCTCTGTTCACCGGTAGCTTTGATGGCAGAGTCTGTCGTTGGGAAGCTGCAAGTGGACAGTGCGGCCTCGTCGACGGGAGTGCACACACCAATCAGGTTACTTCCTTTGCGTCATTGTCAGGCAGAACCTACAGTGTCGGTTGGGATGACCAACTCAAGTCGGTGGATGAGGCTGCCAACACCTTTGCAGGCTCCTCGGTGGCGCTGGGCGCCCAGCCGAAAGGTGCAGCCGCGGCAGGCCGCCGTGTTGTAGTGGCACTGGCAACGGGCTTGGCCGTCTATGACGAGAACAACAAGCAAGTCGGCAAGCTGGATACCAGCTTTACACCCACTTCAGTGGCGGCCAACGGTTCGGCAGTTGCTGTCGGTGCTGACAACAACTCTGTTGTGATATACAAGCTGGATGACGGTGGAGCCCTCACCGAGACGAACAAACTGACGAAATCGACGGCCCCGATCACCGCCCTGGCATTCTCCCCCGACGGAAAGGCGCTCGCGGCAGGCAACTCGTCTGGCAAGATCGTCGCATACACTGTCGGCGGCAACTGGGACGTCCTGACCGACAGATGGTCGGCCCACACGGCGCGCGTCACTTCGATAGGGTGGAACCCGACAGGAACGCACGCGGTGAGTGGTGCGCTCGACACGCACGTCTACCTGTGGAGCGTGGCCAAGCCTGGATCGAGGGTGAAGGCGCTCAACGCGCACAAGGATGGCGTGAACGGGTGCTGCTTCCTCGGCGATGACAGGGTTGCCAGTGCCGGCAGCGACGGTGCAGTCAAGACCTGGACCGTGTCTGGGCTCCAGTGA